From Sporichthya brevicatena, the proteins below share one genomic window:
- a CDS encoding 4'-phosphopantetheinyl transferase family protein, whose translation MTSVSIVWADPVEVPASMRGLLDAGERARHDALLRPADRQRFLAAHALTRLVLGAVLDTDPAALAFVHRCATCGGPHGKPALRQERVSPFLDIGRTEFSVSHAGDRVVVAVAEVPVGVDVETTGTALDPAELAAVVLAPAERRALAELAPGERPAALLRTWVRKEAVLKATGRGLAVPPDRIELTAPGAPPELVAWRADDDPGPVAPADVDLGPGCVAAVAVLAATAPEVQVRRWTGRRTFAGAPAG comes from the coding sequence GTGACGTCCGTGTCGATCGTCTGGGCCGACCCGGTCGAGGTCCCGGCGTCGATGCGCGGACTGCTCGACGCCGGGGAACGGGCCCGCCACGACGCCCTGCTCCGGCCCGCCGACCGGCAGCGGTTCCTCGCCGCGCACGCGCTCACGCGGCTCGTGCTCGGCGCGGTCCTCGACACCGACCCCGCGGCGCTGGCGTTCGTCCACCGCTGCGCCACCTGCGGCGGCCCCCACGGCAAGCCCGCGCTCCGGCAAGAAAGGGTGTCACCCTTTCTTGACATCGGTCGGACGGAGTTCTCGGTGAGCCACGCGGGGGACCGGGTCGTGGTCGCGGTCGCGGAGGTGCCGGTGGGCGTCGACGTCGAGACGACGGGGACGGCGCTCGACCCCGCGGAGCTCGCGGCGGTCGTGCTCGCCCCGGCCGAGCGACGGGCCCTCGCCGAACTCGCGCCGGGCGAGCGCCCGGCCGCGCTGCTGCGGACCTGGGTCCGCAAGGAGGCCGTGCTCAAGGCGACCGGGCGCGGGCTCGCGGTCCCGCCCGACCGCATCGAGCTCACGGCGCCCGGGGCCCCGCCGGAGCTGGTGGCCTGGCGGGCCGACGACGACCCGGGTCCCGTCGCGCCGGCCGACGTCGACCTGGGCCCGGGCTGCGTCGCGGCCGTGGCGGTTCTCGCGGCGACCGCACCGGAGGTCCAGGTCCGACGCTGGACCGGTCGGCGGACGTTCGCGGGGGCGCCGGCGGGGTAG
- a CDS encoding L,D-transpeptidase — MLTLIAGPALVIGLVAGCGGGNEATSGSSGPMSIAVTPAADARSVGAGATVKVTGSNGRLTEVRVTDGKGDQLDGKYAPDRTAWSSTVPVKVGTRYTVHAWGEGADGAPAEKVTRFATTEVKASDTLEIASVQPANGAKVGIGHPLMVTFNQPVSDRKIVQKALQVRTTPPVEGAWYWIDDVTVDYRPEKFWPAGTTVTLAAKLQDVKVGADVLGGANRTSRFTVDRAQIITVDVDQHTLTVERDGKPLKTYDVTTGKKGWETRTGTKIVMDKERNKKWTDEAIDAPEDYEYKSKYALRITNSGEFLHDAPWNKGNIGEANTSHGCIGLLPEAAEWLYRNIVVGDPVVVVGSSKPFDDLINRVADWTVPWEKWKAGNTDQA; from the coding sequence GTGCTGACCCTGATCGCCGGACCGGCGCTGGTGATCGGCCTGGTGGCCGGGTGCGGTGGCGGGAACGAGGCGACGTCCGGCTCGTCCGGCCCGATGTCGATCGCGGTCACGCCGGCGGCGGATGCCCGGAGCGTCGGAGCGGGCGCCACGGTGAAGGTGACCGGGTCCAACGGCCGGCTCACCGAGGTCCGCGTCACCGACGGCAAGGGCGACCAGCTCGACGGGAAGTACGCACCGGACCGCACGGCCTGGAGTTCCACCGTTCCCGTGAAGGTCGGCACGCGGTACACCGTCCACGCGTGGGGCGAGGGCGCCGACGGGGCCCCGGCGGAGAAGGTCACGCGCTTCGCCACCACCGAGGTGAAGGCCTCGGACACCCTGGAGATCGCGTCGGTCCAGCCGGCGAACGGCGCCAAGGTCGGCATCGGCCACCCGCTGATGGTCACCTTCAACCAGCCGGTGTCCGACCGAAAGATCGTGCAGAAGGCCCTCCAGGTCCGCACGACGCCACCGGTCGAGGGAGCCTGGTACTGGATCGACGACGTGACCGTCGACTACCGCCCGGAGAAGTTCTGGCCGGCCGGGACGACGGTGACGCTCGCGGCGAAGCTTCAGGACGTCAAGGTCGGCGCGGACGTTCTCGGCGGCGCCAACCGCACGTCGCGCTTCACCGTCGACCGGGCGCAGATCATCACCGTCGACGTCGACCAGCACACGCTGACGGTCGAGCGCGACGGCAAACCGCTGAAGACCTACGACGTCACCACCGGCAAGAAGGGCTGGGAGACCCGCACCGGCACGAAGATCGTCATGGACAAGGAGCGCAACAAGAAGTGGACCGACGAGGCGATCGACGCCCCGGAGGACTACGAGTACAAGTCCAAGTACGCCCTGCGGATCACCAACAGCGGTGAGTTCCTCCACGACGCCCCCTGGAACAAAGGGAACATCGGCGAGGCCAACACCTCGCACGGCTGCATCGGGCTGCTGCCCGAGGCCGCGGAGTGGCTGTACCGGAACATCGTCGTCGGCGACCCGGTCGTGGTCGTGGGGTCCTCGAAGCCGTTCGACGACCTGATCAACCGCGTCGCGGACTGGACCGTGCCCTGGGAGAAGTGGAAGGCCGGCAACACCGACCAGGCCTGA
- the priA gene encoding bifunctional 1-(5-phosphoribosyl)-5-((5-phosphoribosylamino)methylideneamino)imidazole-4-carboxamide isomerase/phosphoribosylanthranilate isomerase PriA, with translation MPDRLELLPAVDVADGQAVRLVQGEAGSETSYGDPLAAALAWQSAGAEWIHLVDLDAAFGRGSNRELLHEVVAKLDVKVEMSGGIRDDESLEAAMATGCARVNIGTAALENPQWCARAIARWGDRVAVGLDVRGTTLAARGWTKEGGDIWEVLARLDSEGCARYVVTDVTKDGTLKGPNLDLLREVCARTDKPVVASGGVSSLDDLRAIATLVPLGVEGAIVGKALYAQAFTLEEALAAVAAV, from the coding sequence ATGCCGGATCGCCTCGAACTGCTGCCCGCCGTCGACGTCGCCGACGGCCAGGCCGTCCGCCTGGTCCAGGGTGAGGCCGGGTCGGAGACCTCCTACGGCGACCCGCTCGCCGCCGCGCTCGCCTGGCAGTCCGCCGGCGCGGAGTGGATCCACCTGGTCGACCTCGACGCCGCCTTCGGTCGCGGGTCGAACCGCGAACTCCTGCACGAGGTGGTCGCCAAGCTCGACGTCAAGGTCGAGATGAGCGGCGGCATCCGGGACGACGAGTCCCTCGAGGCGGCCATGGCCACCGGGTGCGCCCGGGTGAACATCGGCACCGCCGCGCTGGAGAACCCCCAGTGGTGCGCCCGCGCGATCGCGCGCTGGGGCGACCGGGTCGCGGTCGGCCTCGACGTGCGTGGCACGACGCTCGCCGCCCGCGGCTGGACGAAGGAGGGCGGCGACATCTGGGAGGTGCTCGCCCGCCTCGACTCCGAGGGCTGCGCGCGCTACGTCGTCACCGACGTCACCAAGGACGGGACGCTGAAGGGCCCGAACCTCGACCTGCTCCGCGAGGTGTGCGCCCGCACCGACAAGCCGGTGGTCGCGTCCGGCGGTGTCTCCAGCCTGGACGACCTGCGCGCGATCGCCACCCTGGTACCGCTGGGCGTCGAGGGCGCGATCGTCGGCAAGGCGCTCTACGCGCAGGCGTTCACCCTCGAAGAGGCGCTCGCCGCCGTGGCCGCGGTCTGA
- a CDS encoding AAA family ATPase yields MTTPSENPAQQNTAKNEGASKNAPPASAAAPSNSGGPAGAGSGASTGQSTGKGAAAGAPRTSTTDLPAPGGERDPNDSTWIYDQLGLSPEEYKGDPAPDATGLPSSAELRRRAAALNLDYDALRPGDPNASPFPPGSLGGGGIDPPTRKFEGFPAPGSGLPSQAEAPAAPAPPTPLAATSPAAVQPPAQAAPAQAPSQAAAQASPQASAPASAAPSAPAPASAPLPKAPVKGARPNRPARSAQPTGEPFKDYDAKQATGDIQLPVHNPPRPATRTAAPAAASANRPPARNLPVSTEKLTADSLTADKVLKQRKKPPSKGWRKGVLAATGGLVNLGPGSKERERMEFEERVRTEIPGCHRLAVISLKGGVGKTTTAAALGSMFASLRRDRVIAIDANPDRGTLGDKIVPGQARTTVRDFVARSAQLDRYSAVREYTAQADSRLEVLVSESDPLASLAFSENDYRIISDILERFYNLILTDCGTGLLHSAMVGVLAKADQVVIVSSASLDGARSASATLDWLEAHNYAELARESVTVVTSVRPQAATVHLDEIISHFAKRTRAVVAVPYDPHLAEGGQIDLSQLGKGAYQAYLELAAEIADQFPRLGIAKNGERTF; encoded by the coding sequence ATGACCACGCCGAGCGAGAACCCGGCGCAGCAGAACACGGCCAAGAACGAGGGCGCGAGCAAGAACGCGCCCCCGGCCTCCGCTGCGGCGCCGTCGAACTCCGGCGGACCGGCGGGGGCGGGTTCGGGCGCGAGCACGGGCCAGAGCACGGGCAAGGGTGCGGCGGCCGGTGCGCCGCGCACCTCGACGACGGACCTGCCGGCCCCGGGCGGCGAGCGGGACCCCAACGACAGCACCTGGATCTACGACCAGCTCGGTCTCTCGCCCGAGGAGTACAAGGGCGACCCGGCCCCCGACGCCACCGGCCTGCCGAGCAGCGCCGAGCTGCGCCGGCGTGCGGCCGCGCTGAACCTGGACTACGACGCCCTGCGGCCCGGCGACCCGAACGCGTCCCCGTTCCCGCCCGGCTCGCTCGGCGGCGGCGGCATCGACCCGCCGACCCGCAAGTTCGAGGGGTTCCCGGCTCCGGGCTCGGGCCTGCCGAGCCAGGCCGAGGCGCCCGCCGCCCCGGCCCCGCCCACCCCGCTCGCCGCCACCTCCCCGGCCGCGGTCCAGCCGCCGGCCCAGGCGGCGCCGGCTCAGGCCCCGTCTCAGGCCGCAGCTCAGGCCTCGCCGCAGGCGTCCGCGCCGGCGTCCGCCGCGCCGTCGGCTCCGGCGCCCGCGTCGGCCCCGCTGCCGAAGGCTCCGGTCAAGGGCGCGCGGCCGAACCGGCCCGCGCGCAGCGCGCAGCCGACCGGCGAGCCGTTCAAGGACTACGACGCGAAGCAGGCGACCGGTGACATCCAGCTGCCCGTGCACAACCCGCCGCGGCCCGCGACGCGCACGGCGGCTCCCGCCGCGGCGTCCGCGAACCGTCCGCCGGCCCGCAACCTGCCGGTGAGCACGGAGAAGTTGACCGCGGACAGCCTCACCGCGGACAAGGTCCTCAAGCAGCGCAAGAAGCCGCCGTCCAAGGGCTGGCGCAAGGGCGTGCTCGCCGCGACCGGTGGCCTGGTCAACCTCGGCCCGGGCTCCAAGGAGCGCGAGCGGATGGAGTTCGAGGAGCGCGTCCGCACCGAGATCCCGGGCTGTCACCGGCTCGCGGTCATCTCGCTCAAGGGCGGCGTCGGCAAGACGACGACCGCGGCGGCGCTCGGCTCGATGTTCGCCTCGCTGCGCCGGGACCGCGTCATCGCCATCGACGCCAACCCCGACCGCGGCACGCTCGGCGACAAGATCGTGCCGGGCCAGGCACGCACCACCGTGCGCGACTTCGTCGCCCGCAGCGCGCAGCTCGACCGGTACTCCGCGGTTCGCGAGTACACCGCGCAGGCCGACTCGCGCCTCGAGGTGCTCGTCTCCGAGTCGGACCCGCTCGCCTCGCTGGCGTTCTCGGAGAACGACTACCGGATCATCAGCGACATCCTCGAGCGCTTCTACAACCTGATCCTCACCGACTGCGGCACCGGTCTGCTGCACTCGGCGATGGTCGGGGTGCTGGCCAAGGCCGACCAGGTCGTCATCGTCTCCTCCGCGTCCCTCGACGGTGCGCGCAGCGCGTCGGCGACCCTGGACTGGCTGGAGGCGCACAACTACGCCGAGCTCGCCCGCGAGTCGGTCACGGTCGTCACCTCGGTCCGGCCGCAGGCGGCGACGGTCCACCTGGACGAGATCATCAGCCACTTCGCCAAGCGGACCCGGGCCGTCGTCGCGGTCCCCTACGACCCGCACCTCGCCGAGGGTGGCCAGATCGACCTCTCCCAGCTCGGCAAGGGCGCGTACCAGGCCTACCTCGAGCTCGCCGCCGAGATCGCGGACCAGTTCCCCCGCCTCGGCATCGCCAAGAACGGCGAGCGCACGTTCTGA
- the hisF gene encoding imidazole glycerol phosphate synthase subunit HisF yields MGVAVRVIPCLDVDAGRVVKGVNFQNLRDAGDPVELAKRYDADGADELTFLDITASSSDRSTTYEVVSRTAEQVFIPLTVGGGVRTVQDVDKLLRAGADKIGVNTAAIARPALIAEIADRFGNQVLVLSIDARRCLPGDPPTPSGFEVTTHGGRKGTGIDAIEWCRRGAELGAGEILLNSMDADGTKDGYDLEMLRQVREIVNVPVIASGGAGKVSDFAPAVAAGADAVLAASVFHFGDLRIGDVKDALRAAGHPVR; encoded by the coding sequence ATGGGTGTCGCGGTCCGGGTCATCCCGTGTCTGGACGTCGACGCCGGCCGCGTGGTCAAGGGCGTCAACTTCCAGAACCTGCGCGACGCCGGCGACCCGGTCGAGCTCGCGAAGCGCTACGACGCCGACGGCGCCGACGAGCTGACGTTCCTCGACATCACCGCGTCGTCCAGTGACCGGTCGACGACCTACGAGGTCGTGTCCCGCACCGCCGAGCAGGTCTTCATCCCGCTGACCGTCGGGGGCGGCGTGCGGACCGTCCAGGACGTCGACAAGCTCCTGCGCGCCGGCGCCGACAAGATCGGCGTCAACACCGCGGCCATCGCACGGCCGGCGCTGATCGCCGAGATCGCCGACCGCTTCGGCAACCAGGTGCTCGTGCTCTCCATCGACGCGCGCCGCTGCCTCCCCGGCGACCCTCCGACCCCCTCGGGGTTCGAGGTGACCACCCACGGGGGCCGGAAGGGCACGGGCATCGACGCGATCGAGTGGTGCCGCCGCGGCGCCGAGCTCGGCGCCGGCGAGATCCTGCTCAACTCCATGGACGCCGACGGCACCAAGGACGGTTACGACCTTGAGATGCTCCGTCAGGTCCGCGAGATCGTGAACGTGCCCGTCATCGCCAGCGGGGGAGCGGGCAAGGTCTCCGACTTCGCCCCCGCCGTCGCCGCCGGCGCGGACGCCGTCCTCGCCGCGAGCGTCTTCCACTTCGGCGACCTGCGGATCGGCGACGTCAAGGACGCCCTCCGCGCCGCCGGCCACCCGGTGCGCTGA
- the hisI gene encoding phosphoribosyl-AMP cyclohydrolase produces the protein MPSKSALDPAVAALLRRDSAGLVPAVAQQWDTGEVLMVGWMDDEALHRTLTTGRVTYFSRSRQEYWTKGETSGHRQWVHSVALDCDGDTVLVRVDQEGPACHTGTRSCFDDSRALAAVTIPADERPKVAS, from the coding sequence ATGCCCTCGAAGTCCGCTCTCGACCCCGCGGTCGCCGCCCTGCTGCGCCGCGACTCCGCCGGCCTGGTCCCCGCCGTGGCCCAGCAGTGGGACACCGGCGAGGTGCTCATGGTCGGCTGGATGGACGACGAGGCGTTGCACCGCACGCTGACCACCGGCCGCGTCACCTACTTCAGCCGCAGCCGGCAGGAGTACTGGACCAAGGGCGAGACGTCCGGCCACCGGCAGTGGGTGCACTCGGTCGCGCTCGACTGCGACGGTGACACCGTCCTGGTCCGCGTCGACCAGGAGGGCCCGGCCTGCCACACCGGCACCCGGTCCTGCTTCGACGACTCGCGCGCCCTCGCCGCGGTGACGATCCCCGCCGACGAGCGCCCGAAGGTCGCGTCGTGA